A DNA window from Streptococcus mutans contains the following coding sequences:
- a CDS encoding MFS transporter: protein MKAFMEKFSLLSLSLMLVSTFAVSPALPKMLSFYQTRGYSNAQVELLLSLSSFAILAVLLLNPWINLWLSERWSIILGLLLLSIGGILPVFLQFYPLVFLSRLLLGLGIGLINARAISMISERFSGKIRVQMLGLRGSAEVLGSAILTFLAGQWLNVSWSFAFLIYGFGFLILLCYLLFVPAAKEKRESSQKQMYSTASKNHFTFRQLLYIFGLALYAGFVILVNSANTLRIPLVVEKLHLATASQASFILSLMMLMGILAGTLFSFLLALFKDYLMPLVVFVLGLGMLILWQANHLWLLSLGALVTGFVYSLGVTLVFHLLSEHMHRKQLTTATTLILIGCNLGGGCASFVLQLFACINSDVKAAFLIFAVLSLILGTLLLIRVLKTNRNLRK from the coding sequence ATGAAAGCGTTCATGGAGAAATTTAGTCTCTTATCCTTATCGTTAATGCTGGTGTCCACTTTTGCCGTTTCACCGGCACTTCCTAAGATGCTTTCTTTTTATCAAACACGCGGTTACAGTAATGCTCAAGTTGAATTGCTGCTTTCTTTATCTTCTTTTGCTATATTAGCGGTCTTACTGCTGAATCCTTGGATCAATCTATGGCTGTCGGAACGCTGGTCTATTATTTTAGGCTTGCTTTTGCTTTCTATAGGCGGTATTTTACCCGTTTTTCTGCAGTTTTATCCTTTAGTTTTCCTGTCGCGTTTACTTTTAGGTTTGGGAATAGGTCTTATTAATGCGCGAGCGATTAGTATGATTAGCGAACGTTTTTCAGGCAAAATCAGAGTTCAAATGTTAGGATTAAGAGGTTCGGCAGAAGTTCTAGGATCAGCTATTTTAACCTTTTTAGCAGGGCAGTGGCTGAATGTTTCCTGGTCTTTTGCTTTTTTAATTTATGGATTTGGCTTTCTTATTTTATTATGCTACCTCTTATTTGTGCCAGCAGCTAAAGAAAAAAGAGAGAGTTCCCAAAAGCAGATGTATTCAACTGCTTCTAAGAATCATTTTACCTTCCGTCAGCTCCTTTATATTTTTGGTTTGGCTCTCTATGCTGGTTTTGTTATTTTGGTTAATTCTGCTAATACCCTACGGATTCCTCTTGTTGTGGAGAAGTTACATTTGGCAACAGCCAGTCAAGCCAGTTTCATTTTAAGTCTGATGATGTTGATGGGCATTTTGGCCGGCACACTTTTTAGTTTTTTGCTAGCTTTATTTAAAGATTACCTAATGCCGCTAGTTGTATTCGTTTTGGGTTTGGGTATGCTGATACTTTGGCAGGCTAATCATTTATGGCTTTTAAGCCTTGGAGCTTTGGTGACCGGTTTTGTATACAGTTTAGGCGTTACCTTGGTTTTCCATCTTCTTTCAGAACATATGCATAGGAAACAGTTGACAACGGCGACAACCTTGATTTTGATTGGCTGTAATTTAGGCGGCGGCTGTGCTTCTTTTGTCCTGCAGCTGTTTGCATGTATTAATTCAGATGTAAAAGCAGCCTTTCTTATTTTTGCTGTTTTGAGTTTGATCCTTGGTACTTTATTGCTGATAAGAGTGCTTAAAACAAATAGAAATCTCAGAAAATAA